The bacterium genome includes the window GCTGGCCGACGTCGCGGATCATGACCTCGCACAGGGACGAGTCGAGGGCGGCCTGGTCCCAGCACAGCACGCGCAGCGAAGGCACGGTGGCCCACACCGCGCCGCGGTCCCCCGTCGAGGCGCTCACCAGCACGTGGTCGAATTCTTCGAGCAGGATCGCCACCAGGGCGCTCACCTCGTCGCCCGAGGCGCGGCTGGGGTGGTACGAGCCCACGCCAAGCAGCAGGCCGCCGGGCGCACCCCAGGGCAGGACGGCGGCCGCGGCGGCGGGCGAAGCTCCGTAGCGCACCACGTCGATCCAACCCTCGACGTCGGCGCGGCCGGCCCAGCGGGTGAGGTCGGGCGACAGGTCATCGCCGTCGACCACCGCGACGCGGCGGCCGCGGCGGCTCAGGGCGCGGGCGGTCATCAGCGCCGCGGCGGCGCGGGGCGCCGTCGCGTCGGGCGGGCCCAGGATCACGCAGACCCTGGGCGCGCCGGGCGCCTCGAGGTGGTCGGCAACGAAGCCGGCGAGCGCTTCGCCCGCGCTGAGCCGCTGCGCTTCCTCCCAGAACATGGGGCCGCTGTCCAGCCGCAACTCCTCGACCGCGAAGCCGGTCGGGTACAGCGGCAGCCCCAGGGGACCGTGGCGGACGGCCGAATCGCTCACGTGGCCTCCCGTCGGTTCCCGCTCAGGTGTTCCCAGGCCGCGCGCACGGCCGCGGCGACCAGCGGCAGGTCGTCGTCGCTCAGCGCCCGCAGGTCGACGGCCAGGCCCTCCTGCCCGATGCGGGCCAGCACCGCGGGATCCCCGGTGCGCAGCCGCCGATGGCAGCTTTCGATCTCCTCGCGGGGGGCGCGCCACTGCACCAGGCGCGTCGGCAGCGCGGCGTCGGCGGAGCAGCCGCCACCCACCTGGGCGAGGCCCGCGACGACCTCCGCGCGCCAGCCGGCCGGGGCGCCGCCGTCGAGCCGGGCGAGCAGGTCGCCCGCCATCCGCTCCAGTTCGGACTCCGTGCGCGTCAGGAAGGCCAGCGTGGGCACCGACCGCAGGTGCGCGCCTTCGAGGTAGAGGGTCAACGTGCCGTCGAGGGCCGCGAGCGTCGTCTTGTCGACGCGCAGGGCCCGGCGCAGCGGGTGGTCGCGCAGGCGGCCGACGAGGTCGGCCCGTCCCAGCACCAGGCCGGCCTGGACGCCGCCGAGCAGCTTGTCGCCGCTGCAGGTCACCAGATCGGGACCGTCGGCGAGATCCTGCTCCAGCGTGCGGTGGCCGGCCAGGCCCGCCCCGGCGACGTCGGCGAGTTGGCCGCTGCCGGCGTCGTAGACCAGGACGTGGCCTTCGCCGCGGCAAAGGTCGGCGAGGTCGCGCAGCGGGACCTCCTCGACGAACCCCTGCTGGACGAAGTTGCTGCGGTGGACCTTCAGCACCACCGCGCCGGGCCGCAGCGCCTCGCGGTAATCCTGCGGGCGGGTCCGGTTGGTGGTGCCGACCTCGGCGAGTTCGCAGCCGGTCTCGCGCAGGATCTCGTCCAGCCGGAACGAGCCGCCGATCGCCACGATCTCGCCCCGGGAGAGCACCACCCGGTTCGCGCCGGCGCAGGCGCGGATCGCCAGCCACAGGGCGGCCGCGTTGTTGTTGACGACCAGCGCGTCGGCGGCGCCGGTCAGCAGCGACAGCTTCGTCTCGACGCCGCGGCCGCGGTGGCCGCGCCGGTTGGCGTCGAGGTCCGTCTCGAGGTCGAGGTTGTGCCGCGCCGCCTCGGCGGCCCAGGCGATCGCACGCTCGGGGTGCAGGGACCGGCCCAGGTTCGTGTGCACGAGGATGCCCGTGGCGTTGATCACGCGGCGCATCGAGGGCCGCAGGACCCGCTCGTGCTCGAGCAGGACGGAGGCGACGGCGCGGCGCGTCAGGTCCTCGCGACCGGCGTCGGCGGCGTCGGTGACGTTGGCGGCATCGGCGGCGCGCAGGCGCGCGCGCTCCGCCTCGACGACGCGCTGCACGAGCCGGGTCACCCAGGTCCGCGCGCCCCCCTGCGCGAGGGCCGCGACCTCGGGATGCTCCAGGAGCAGTCCGACCGAGGGGAGTTGGCGCAGCGCGTTCTCGCTCATGGACCTGCCGTTCGGTGCCGGACACGACGATCGCGCCGGCCCGACGGGACGGCCGGCGTTCGATGGCCGTCCAAAATACCAGACGCCCCACCCGGTGTCCAGCCGCGGCCGCCGACCCGACCGCGGCTGGACACCCGGACGCGCCGCCCTTACCCTCACCGATGCACCAAGGAGGGTTCGGATGACCGTTCCGCGCCGGACGGCCCCGTGGGTCGTCCTGATCGCCGCCGCCCTGCTGGGGTCCTGCGCACCCCGCCGGACGGGACCGCCCGCGAACACGGGGTACCCGGAGCCCGCGCCGCCCGCCCCCGTCGCGGACGACGCGCCGCTGCGGGGGCGCCTCGTCCTGCTCGACCCCGGCCACGGCGGCGCGTTCCGCGGCGTGGTCGGCCGCGACGGCCTCGAGGAGGCGACGGTCAACCTGGACGTCGCCCTGCGCCTGCGGGACCTGCTGTCGGCCGCGGGGGCCGACGTCGCCTTGACCCGCACCGCCGACACCGACCTGCTCACGCCCGCGGACTCCACGGTCAACGCCGACCTCGCCGCGCGCGCGGCGCTCTGCGCGGCGCTGCGGCCCGACGTCTTCGTCTCGCTGCACCACAACAGCAACGCGCAGCTCGACCGCGCCCTCAACGAGACGCAGACCTACCACCCGGCCGGACGCGCGGGCGCCGACCTGGACCTGGCCCGCGCCGTCCACAAGCACCTGGTGCGCCGGCTGGGGATCAGCCCCGCGCGGATCATGGCCGGCAACTTCCACGTCCTGCGCGCGGCGACCGCGCCCGCGGTCCTGGGCGAGCCTTCGATGCTGTCGAACCCGAACGTCGAGGCGAAGCTGGCCCAACCCCGTTTCCGCCAGCTGGAGGCCGAGGCCTACTACCAGGGGCTGTGCGACTACTTCGCCGGCGGCGTGCCGTTCTGGACGGTCGTCAGCGACACCACGCTGCGGACCTGCGAGCACGTCGCTTGGCGCTTCGTGACCGACCGCACCGCCCCCGACGACGCGCCGCCGCTCGATCCGGCTTCGGTCTCGCTGCTGGTCGACGGGGTCGCGGCCGCGACGTCCCTGGCTCCGGCCGGCGACGTCCTGGTCTGGCGCCCCGACCGCCCCCTGGCCGACGGCGACCACCGCTGCGAGCTGCGCGCCCGCAACCTCGCCGGCCGCAGCGCCGACCTGACCTTCGTGCTGCGCCGCCGCACCACGCAGCGCCGGATCGAGTGCGACGCCACGACGGAGCAGGCGGTCGACGCCCCCCGCGCCCTGCTCCACTGGCGCGCCCTGGATCGCGGTTCGGCCGCGCCGCTGCGCGCGCCGACCTGGATCGACGTCGCGGACAGCGCCGCCGGCGCCCCTCCCCTGTCTCCCCTCGGCGCAGCGGAAGGCTGGCTGCTGCGCCCCGCCGCCGCCTTGCCGAACGGCGCCGCGGCGTCGCGCGCGCTGCCGCCGGGCGCGCGCTGGATCTGGACCGACGGCGGCGGCTGGACCGCCCGCCTGCTGCCCGGCATCGCGCTGGACGAACGCCGCGACGACACCTTCGTCGTGGACCGCCGCGCCCCCGCCTTCCCCGTCGCCGCGGGCGAACCGGCCTGG containing:
- the selA gene encoding L-seryl-tRNA(Sec) selenium transferase, which gives rise to MSENALRQLPSVGLLLEHPEVAALAQGGARTWVTRLVQRVVEAERARLRAADAANVTDAADAGREDLTRRAVASVLLEHERVLRPSMRRVINATGILVHTNLGRSLHPERAIAWAAEAARHNLDLETDLDANRRGHRGRGVETKLSLLTGAADALVVNNNAAALWLAIRACAGANRVVLSRGEIVAIGGSFRLDEILRETGCELAEVGTTNRTRPQDYREALRPGAVVLKVHRSNFVQQGFVEEVPLRDLADLCRGEGHVLVYDAGSGQLADVAGAGLAGHRTLEQDLADGPDLVTCSGDKLLGGVQAGLVLGRADLVGRLRDHPLRRALRVDKTTLAALDGTLTLYLEGAHLRSVPTLAFLTRTESELERMAGDLLARLDGGAPAGWRAEVVAGLAQVGGGCSADAALPTRLVQWRAPREEIESCHRRLRTGDPAVLARIGQEGLAVDLRALSDDDLPLVAAAVRAAWEHLSGNRREAT
- a CDS encoding N-acetylmuramoyl-L-alanine amidase; the encoded protein is MTVPRRTAPWVVLIAAALLGSCAPRRTGPPANTGYPEPAPPAPVADDAPLRGRLVLLDPGHGGAFRGVVGRDGLEEATVNLDVALRLRDLLSAAGADVALTRTADTDLLTPADSTVNADLAARAALCAALRPDVFVSLHHNSNAQLDRALNETQTYHPAGRAGADLDLARAVHKHLVRRLGISPARIMAGNFHVLRAATAPAVLGEPSMLSNPNVEAKLAQPRFRQLEAEAYYQGLCDYFAGGVPFWTVVSDTTLRTCEHVAWRFVTDRTAPDDAPPLDPASVSLLVDGVAAATSLAPAGDVLVWRPDRPLADGDHRCELRARNLAGRSADLTFVLRRRTTQRRIECDATTEQAVDAPRALLHWRALDRGSAAPLRAPTWIDVADSAAGAPPLSPLGAAEGWLLRPAAALPNGAAASRALPPGARWIWTDGGGWTARLLPGIALDERRDDTFVVDRRAPAFPVAAGEPAWLERPGCLPLLLDAGHRTPWQPPHASPSDTLRWRPLIPALVGRRVLIDPHGDAAEPDGQGPLGTTGRELNLAVAERLADLLRGAGADAQLTRRGEGWVPPEAKILQANALDAELFLTLRRSPDGGWNLAHHPGSVGGVRAARLLQAMLTAPDAAFTATITESYGYLLRQTACPAVDVSLPLPATVADEERWRAPALQASVAASVFNAVAAWFAGHELLTDVKDPRELLRGHPSATRLAAGAVWMRVDGNWLWLPPAAGDPPARLPLPGPDHTFEVHVGGDWELLVAGVDGAGLPVVRSFRSGSSR